The genomic segment CGCTCATCTTTTTTGCGGCGCGGCTGGCGCTTAATGCCCCTGCCGTGATTCAAGGTCCTACGATCCGGCTGGAGACAGAGGCGCTCCCCTATTATGCGCTGCTCTCGGTGGGGCGCATGTTGGCAGCCTATGCCCTCTCCCTGTTGTTCAGCCTTGCCTATGGCTACAGCGCCGCCCGCAGCAAGAGCGCCGAGCGCCTGCTGATGCCTGCGCTAGACATTTTGCAATCGATTCCCATCCTCTCCTTTTTGCCCGTCGTGCTGCTCACGCTCATTTCCATCCTGCCCAGTGGGGTTGCCGTTGAACTGGCGGCGATCATCCTGATCTTCACTAGTCAGGCATGGAACATGACCTACAGCTTCTACCAATCGATGAAGACGCAGCCCCGCGAGCTGCGCGAGGCATCGAAGATTTTTCGGTTGAACGGTTGGCTGCGTTTCCGGCGCATCGACATGCCTTTTGCCGCCGTCGGGCTGATTTGGAACAGCGTCATGTCGTGGGCGGGGGGGTGGTTTTTCCTCATGGCGGCGGAAATTTTTCGCTTGGGAGACCGCGATTTTCGGCTGCCCGGCTTAGGGGCATACCTCCAAACCGCCGCCGATCAGGGGAACACACAAGCGCTTTGGCTAGGGATCGCCACCCTCATCGCTCTGATCGTCATGCTTGATCAGCTTGTTTGGCGTCCCCTGCTGGCGTGGGCAGAGCGCTTTAAGATGTCCCAAGTGAGCAATGAGAATGCCCCGGAGTCGTGGTTTTTGACCATGCTGCGGCGCACCGCCCTTTTGGAGCGCCTGAATCGGCAAATCGTCCTCCCCGTTGTGGACAGGGTGAACAAGGCACTCACCCCCCGTGCGCCCGATTATGTTGCCAGCCTTGACCCCGCTGAGGACACGGTGCGCCGCTCCCTGCTTGGTTGGCTGCTGCTGATCATCCTCAGTGGGGCGGCTGGCTATGCGCTCGTCCAAGCGGCGGGGATGGTTGTCTCGCTGCCGCTCACCTCGTGGGGGGAGATTGCCCTCGGCGCGTTGGCAACCTCGCTGCGCGTTGCTTGTGCGGTGATCATCGCCCTCGCATGGACGATCCCTGTTGGCGTCCTCATTGGGACAAATCCGGCGGTGGCGCGGTTCTTGCAGCCCATTGTTCAAATTCTTGCCTCGATTCCGGCGACGGCGCTTTTTCCGGCGCTGCTGCTTGGCTTGCTCAATGTCCCCGGCGGGGCGAACATCGCCGCCGTACTGCTCATGCTCTTGGGAACGCAGTGGTATTTGTTGTTCAACATCATCGCCGGCGCCTCGGCAATTCCCCAAGACCTGCACGATACCAGCGATTTTATGCGGCTGCACGGCTGGAAGCGCTGGCGCACATTGATCTTGCCGGGCTTGTTTCCCTACATCATCACTGGGCTGATCACCAGCAGCGGCGGGGCATGGAACGCCAGCATCGTCTCTGAATATACGGAGTTTGCTGGAAAAACGACTACGGTCACCGGCTTAGGGGCGCTGATTACGCAGTCTACCGCCTCCGAAAACCACGCCCTATTGTTAGCCTCCACCCTGACCATGGTGCTGATCGTCGTCTTTATCAATCGCTTTGTCTGGCGGCGGCTTTACCGCCTTGCTGAAGATCGTTTCCGCCTAGAGCAGTAAGAAACGGGGTGATTCGTGGGAATCCTGAACAAAGACCTAAAACCAACCAGCGCCCCCCCCAAAGAAACCCGTGAGGTTCTGCTTCGGGTGGAAGGCGTCTCCCGCGTGTATGGAAAAGGCGAGCGGAGTTTTACCGCCGTTGAGAACATCAATCTGACCCTTCACGCGGGCGAATTTGTCGCCCTCTTGGGTCCCTCTGGCTGCGGCAAAAGCACCCTGCTTCGCATGATCACTGGGTTGATTGCCCCCACGAAAGGGACGGTCAAATACCGCGATAAGGTCGTTCGCGGGGTGAATCCTTTTGCGACGATGGTCTTTCAATCCTTTGCCCTCTACCCCTGGCTAACCGTGCGCGATAATGTGGCGCTGGCGCTAGAGGCGCGGGGTGTCCCCCGTGAGGCGCGGGAGGAAGCC from the Anaerolineales bacterium genome contains:
- a CDS encoding ABC transporter permease subunit, which encodes MTAQKRVFGTPVPTRPLFSVGDAVVLLVLGALIFFAARLALNAPAVIQGPTIRLETEALPYYALLSVGRMLAAYALSLLFSLAYGYSAARSKSAERLLMPALDILQSIPILSFLPVVLLTLISILPSGVAVELAAIILIFTSQAWNMTYSFYQSMKTQPRELREASKIFRLNGWLRFRRIDMPFAAVGLIWNSVMSWAGGWFFLMAAEIFRLGDRDFRLPGLGAYLQTAADQGNTQALWLGIATLIALIVMLDQLVWRPLLAWAERFKMSQVSNENAPESWFLTMLRRTALLERLNRQIVLPVVDRVNKALTPRAPDYVASLDPAEDTVRRSLLGWLLLIILSGAAGYALVQAAGMVVSLPLTSWGEIALGALATSLRVACAVIIALAWTIPVGVLIGTNPAVARFLQPIVQILASIPATALFPALLLGLLNVPGGANIAAVLLMLLGTQWYLLFNIIAGASAIPQDLHDTSDFMRLHGWKRWRTLILPGLFPYIITGLITSSGGAWNASIVSEYTEFAGKTTTVTGLGALITQSTASENHALLLASTLTMVLIVVFINRFVWRRLYRLAEDRFRLEQ